The following are encoded together in the Echeneis naucrates chromosome 9, fEcheNa1.1, whole genome shotgun sequence genome:
- the npffr1l2 gene encoding neuropeptide FF receptor 1 like 2, whose protein sequence is MEILDSVEEELEGSAMTASVKNTSLDSATNVTNFTFFPYYQHSLYVAAGYIMAYFFIFLLCMVGNILVCFIVLENHHMRTVTNLFILNLAISDLLVGIFCIPTTLVDNLITGWPFSNTMCKMSGFVQGVSVSASVFTLSAISVERFRCIVYPLLPKPTVLIAKAAIVFIWVLAVVIMCPAAVALTVEQFPFHYMVYNNDFNVTFPLFTCYENFENPHMRKVYTAVLFAHIYLVPLTVITLMYGAIGVKLCSYLVANRDTQLATGVQLGVRRGGLAMISRKKIKVIKMLILVALLFMLSWLPLWTLMMMADYGGLTRDQLDLLTSYIFPFAHWLAFSNSSVNPIIYGYYNENFKRGFQAVCKSRPFCCQLCKWISKSGRKRRSVQPPCGGTNFGNDASYNCLALGLRNRVHIDNKLTDAVEVNRNARAGCVKGHSGRELSDRGLEMAAVSKKSSDGEGSDRANSLAVSVYHAWDN, encoded by the exons ATGGAGATACTGGACAGTGTGGAAGAGGAGTTGGAGGGATCAGCCATGACAGCATCTGTTAAAAACACCAGCCTAGACAGCGCCACCAATGTCACCAACTTTACCTTTTTCCCCTACTATCAGCATTCTCTTTATGTGGCTGCAGGCTACATCATGGCctatttttttatattcctgCTGTGTATGGTGGGAAACATCCTGGTGTGTTTCATTGTACTGGAAAACCACCACATGCGCACAGTGACCAACCTCTTCATCCTCAATCTGGCTATCAGTGACCTACTTGTGGGCATCTTCTGCATCCCTACAACACTGGTGGACAACCTCATCACAG GTTGGCCCTTTTCCAACACCATGTGCAAGATGAGCGGCTTTGTGcagggtgtgtctgtgtctgcctcaGTCTTCACTCTTTCGGCTATTTCTGTGGAAAG GTTTCGCTGTATAGTGTACCCACTGCTACCCAAGCCAACTGTACTCATTGCCAAGGCAGCCATCGTCTTTATCTGGGTGCTAGCAGTGGTGATTAtgtgtcctgctgctgtggCACTGACTGTGGAACAATTTCCGTTTCACTACATGGTGTACAATAATGACTTCAACGTCACATTCCCCCTGTTCACCTGCTATGAAAACTTTGAAAACCCTCATATGAGAAAGGTCTACACAGCAGTTCTGTTTGCTCACATCTACCTAGTGCCCCTCACTGTAATCACCCTTATGTATGGCGCCATTGGGGTTAAACTTTGTTCCTATCTGGTcgcaaacagagacacacagctggCAACTGGAGTCCAGCTGGGAGTGAGAAGGGGGGGTCTAGCAATGATCTCGCGGAAAAAGATCAAGGTGATAAAGATGCTCATTCTCGTGgctctgctcttcatgctgTCATGGTTGCCACTTTGGACCCTAATGATGATGGCAGATTATGGAGGCTTAACCAGGGACCAACTTGACCTTCTGACAAGCTACATCTTCCCCTTTGCACACTGGCTCGCTTTCTCTAACTCAAGTGTCAACCCCATCATCTATGGCTACTataatgaaaactttaaaaggGGCTTCCAGGCGGTATGCAAATCCAGGCCATTCTGTTGCCAGCTATGTAAGTGGATTTCCAAGTCTGGCAGGAAAAGAAGGTCTGTGCAACCACCGTGTGGCGGTACTAACTTTGGAAATGATGCTAGTTACAACTGCCTTGCCTTGGGGCTGAGAAACAGAGTCCATATCGACAACAAACTGACAGACGCAGTTGAGGTTAACAGGAATGCAAGGGCGGGATGTGTGAAGGGCCACTCAGGGAGAGAGCTTTCTGATCGAGGCTTAGAAATGGCAGCTGTATCTAAGAAAAGTAGTGATGGTGAAGGGTCAGATAGGGCAAATTCACTGGCTGTTTCAGTTTATCATGCATGGGATAACTAA
- the hk2 gene encoding hexokinase-2 isoform X2 — protein MVTAVAYRFAAQQAERQRILDTLRLSRNQLLEVKERMNEEMARGLSKQTHEQASIKMLPTYVRSTPDGTEHGDFLALDLGGSSFRVLLVQVRSGTKSNVDMHHKIYSIPQETMQGTAEELFDHIVDCIADFLKYRDMRGVSLPLGFTFSFPCHQSKLDQGILLRWTKGFKASGCEGHDVVSLLKDAVRRKQEFDLNFVAVVNDTVGTMMTCSYEDPKCEVGLIVGTGTNACYMEEMHNIELVEGDSGLMCVNMEWGAFGEGGELDDFCTQFDRVVDACSSNPGKQRYEKMISGMYLGEIVRNVLLDFTAKGLLFRGKLSERLKTHGIFETKFLTQIEKDRLAMRQIRSILQHLGLTSSTCDDSVVVKEVCSVVARRAAQLCGAGLAAVIDKIRQNRNLNQLSITVGVDGTLYKTHPHFSSIMQETLQDLAPQCQVTFHKSEDGSGKGAALITAVACRIMTQDNNCEV, from the exons ATGGTTACAGCAGTGGCTTACCGTTTCGCCGCTCAACAAGCAGAGCGTCAGCGCATTCTTGACACCTTGCGTTTAAGCCGCAACCAGTTGCTGGAAGTGAAGgaacgaatgaatgaagaaatggCGCGAGGACTGTCGAAGCAAACCCATGAGCAGGCAAGCATTAAAATGCTTCCCACCTACGTCAGATCAACTCCAGATGGAACAG AGCATGGCGACTTCTTAGCTTTGGACCTTGGAGGCTCCAGCTTTCGGGTTCTACTGGTGCAAGTGCGAAGCGGAACGAAAAGCAATGTGGACATGCATCACAAGATCTACAGTATCCCACAGGAGACCATGCAGGGCACAGCAGAAGAG CTTTTCGACCACATTGTAGACTGCATTGCTGACTTTCTGAAGTACAGGGACATGAGAGGCGTATCCTTACCTCTGGGATTTACTTTTTCCTTCCCCTGTCATCAAAGCAAACTGGATCAG GGCATTCTGCTGAGGTGGACAAAGGGTTTTAAGGCCAGTGGGTGTGAAGGACATGATGTTGTTTCATTACTTAAAGATGCCGTCCGTCGCAAACAG GAATTTGACTTGAACTTTGTGGCAGTGGTTAATGACACAGTGGGAACCATGATGACCTGCAGCTATGAGGACCCCAAATGTGAGGTTGGACTTATTGTTG GCACGGGAACCAATGCCTGCTACATGGAGGAAATGCACAATATTGAACTGGTGGAGGGTGATAGCGGCCTTATGTGTGTGAACATGGAGTGGGGAGCATTTGGTGAGGGTGGGGAACTTGATGACTTCTGCACCCAGTTTGACCGCGTTGTTGATGCTTGCTCCAGCAACCCTGGAAAACAGAG GTATGAGAAGATGATCAGTGGCATGTATCTGGGCGAAATAGTAAGAAATGTGCTGTTGGATTTTACTGCTAAAGGCCTGCTATTCAGAGGGAAACTGTCTGAGCGACTCAAGACCCATGGCATCTTTGAAACAAAGTTCCTGACACAGATTGAGAA AGACCGTCTGGCCATGCGACAGATTCGCTCAATTCTGCAGCACCTGGGTCTCACCAGCTCTACATGTGATGATAGTGTAGTGGTGAAGGAGGTGTGCAGCGTGGTCGCCCGGCGAGCAGCACAGCTCTGTGGTGCCGGTTTAGCTGCTGTGATTGACAAGATTCGACAGAACCGGAATTTGAATCAGCTCTCCATCACTGTCGGAGTGGATGGCACTCTTTACAAGACACATCCTCA TTTCTCCAGCATCATGCAAGAAACACTGCAGGATTTGGCACCACAGTGTCAGGTGACTTTCCACAAGTCAGAGGATGGAAGCGGTAAGGGAGCAGCACTAATTACAGCTGTGGCCTGTAGAATCATGACCCAAGATAATAACTGTGAGGTATGA